A stretch of the Lolium perenne isolate Kyuss_39 chromosome 3, Kyuss_2.0, whole genome shotgun sequence genome encodes the following:
- the LOC127343898 gene encoding OPA3-like protein, with product MVLPLVKLGSLAFRTLSKPIAGRLKHHAGVHPKFRGFIIGLAQANHRLATNMQRRLHGRALDIHIRPLNEEKAIQSAADLLGELFVFSAACAAIIYEVQRSARSEARKEEIRKQELEAIKKRLDELDMEKQIMMQKLDEMEMRTGGGGWVFPKLLNFSLAQPAAQGGGTQQPTAV from the exons ATGGTGCTGCCGCTGGTGAAGCTCGGCTCGCTCGCGTTCCGGACGCTGAGCAAGCCCATCGCCGGCCGCCTCAAGCACCACGCCGGCGTCCACCCCAAGTTCCGCGGATTCATCATCGGCCTCGCGCAG GCAAACCATCGTTTAGCAACAAATATGCAGAGGCGACTTCATGGACGTGCACTTGACATTCAcattcggcccctgaatgaggaGAAAGCTATCCAATCTGCCGCAGATCTTCTCGGTGAACTGTTCGTTTTCTCG GCCGCTTGTGCTGCCATAATCTATGAGGTGCAAAGAAGTGCTAGGTCAGAAGCCAGAAAAGAAGAGATCCGTAAGCAGGAACTGGAG GCGATAAAGAAAAGGTTGGACGAACTCGACATGGAAAAGCagatcatgatgcagaagcttgATGAGATGGAGATGCGGACAGGGGGTGGGGGGTGGGTTTTCCCAAAGCTCCTCAACTTCAGCCTTGCGCAGCCAGCAGCACAAGGTGGTGGTACTCAGCAACCCACAGCTGTTTAG
- the LOC127343897 gene encoding uncharacterized protein has protein sequence MWWRAAARARRRIAGTRPASTAAGAGAERISRAVVVPRFGGPEVLELRQGVPVPDLKPGEVLVRARAVSINPLDLRMRSGYGRCIFEPLLPLIIGRDISGEVAATGTSVSSFSIGQEVYGALHPTAIRGTCADYAVLSQDELTPKPSTLTHVEASAIPFAALTAWRALHGTAGISEGQRVLVIGGGGAVGLSAVQLAVAAGCSVSATCGAQSIEQVLAAGAEKAIDYTTEDTESAVTGKFDAVLDTIGVPETERSGINLLRRGGHYMTLQGEAAALADRYGLIVGLPAATAALLNKQMQYRCSHGIEYCWTYMRADPEGLHEIQRLSGAGKLQIPVEKTFPISQVKAAHEAKEKRLVPGKVVLEFD, from the exons ATGTGGTGGAGGGCGGCGGCCAGGGCTCGCCGGCGGATCGCGGGGACGCGGCCGGCGTCCACGGCGGCGGGCGCGGGGGCGGAGAGGATCAGCCGCGCCGTGGTCGTGCCGCGGTTCGGCGGGCCCGAGGTGCTGGAGCTGAGGCAGGGGGTGCCCGTGCCCGATCTGAAGCCCGGGGAGGTGCTCGTGCGCGCGCGCGCCGTCTCCATCAACCCCCTCGACCTGCGA ATGCGCTCTGGTTATGGCCGCTGCATATTCGAGCCACTCCTACCTCTGATCATCGGCCGGGACATCAgtggtgaagttgcagctacAGGGACCTCTGTGTCGTCATTTTCCATTGGGCAGGAAGTGTATGGTGCATTGCATCCAACAGCTATCAGAGGGACATGTGCTGATTATGCGGTTCTTTCGCAGGATGAGCTTACTCCTAAACCATCTACGCTCACCCACGTG GAGGCTAGTGCAATTCCGTTTGCTGCGTTGACTGCATGGCGTGCTTTACATGGTACTGCTGGAATTTCTGAAGG ACAAAGAGTGCTTGTGATTGGCGGAGGAGGAGCGGTTGGCCTATCGGCTGTTCAGCTTGCAGTAGCAGCAGGGTGTAGTGTTTCTGCTACCTGTGGAGCCCAAAGTATTGAGCAAGTTTTGGCGGCTGGTGCTGAAAAAGCTATTGATTACACCACTGAG GATACTGAATCAGCAGTTACCGGAAAGTTTGATGCTGTGTTAGATACTATAGGAGTACCTGAAACTGAAAGAAGCGGCATTAATCTTCTGAGGAGAGGTGGACATTATATGACCCTTCAG GGAGAAGCAGCTGCACTAGCAGACAGATACGGATTAATTGTGGGACTTCCTGCTGCTACTGCTGCTTTACTAAACAAACAGATGCAGTATCGTTGTTCTCATGGAATAg AATATTGTTGGACTTACATGAGAGCTGACCCTGAAGGTCTTCATGAGATCCAGAGGCTGTCTGGAGCTGGAAAATTACAGATACCCGTGGAGAAGACTTTTCCTATCAGTCAAGTAAAAGCAGCTCATGAGGCCAAGGAGAAAAGGCTGGTGCCTGGCAAGGTGGTTCTAGAGTTCGACTAG